One Myotis daubentonii chromosome 3, mMyoDau2.1, whole genome shotgun sequence genomic window carries:
- the LOC132229274 gene encoding dynein light chain roadblock-type 1-like produces MAEVEETLKHPQRQKGVQGIIVVNTVGIPIKSTIGNPTTTQYANLMHNFILKAQIITREVDPQNDLTFLQIRSKKNEIMVTPDKDYFLIVIQNPTKYATLFAPCVIS; encoded by the coding sequence ATGGCAGAGGTGGAGGAGACACTGAAGCATCCTCAGAGACAGAAGGGAGTGCAAGGAATCATTGTGGTGAACACAGTAGGCATTCCCATTAAGAGCACCATAGGCAATCCCACCACTACACAGTATGCCAACCTCATGCACAACTTCATCTTGAAGGCACAGATCATCACACGTGAAGTTGACCCCCAGAATGACCTCACCTTCCTTCAAATCCgctccaagaaaaatgaaattatggTCACACCTGATAAAGACTACTTCCTGATTGTAATTCAGAATCCAACTAAATATGCCACTCTCTTCGCTCCATGCGTCATTTCTTAa